The DNA segment GCGAAGGTGTTGTCAACCTCCCCCGCCGCGACTCTGACGGCACCCAACGCCGCCACCGCCCGGCCGCGCAGGCGCAGCCGGGCCATTTGCAGGCTCATCGCCTGGCCTTGTGCACCGGTAACCAAAGAGCAGGCTTCCGCGGCCTTGCAGTCGCCGACCAGCACAACGTCGACGTCCAGACGCGGGGCCAAATTCCCGAGCGCAAGCACGAGGTCATCCGATAGCTTTTCTAGCCCATCGCCACAGACCCGGTAAAGGGCAGCATAGACTTCGCCCTTGCGAGCGTCCAGCACTGTGCAAATCATCCGCCCCGGCGGGCATTCGGCCTCGGCCATCGCCGCCAGCGCCAGCGTATCGAGGCTCGACACTCCCACCAGCGCGCATCCCGAAGCCATCGCTACCCCCTTGGCGTAGCTCAACCCCACGCGCAACCCGGTGAAGGAGCCCGGGCCGATCCCGACCGCGATCCCCTTCAGATCCCCGGTTGTGAGCGCGGCCTGCTCGAGCAGCGCTGCCACCGCCTCGGGCAACTCGGCGCCGTGCGAGGCGACCGGGCGCGAGCACTCGGCGAGCACCCGTCCGCCGGCGACGACCGCAAGCTCGGCCTGCGCGCCGCCGGTTTCGATTCCCAGCACCGGCCCCGCCGCGGATGCGGCGTGCAGAGCGGTGTCAACTGCGCATAATGTGCGAGAGGTCATTCACGATCACGAAGGTCATCAGCGCCACCAGCAACAGCAGCCCGATCTGCATCGCGAACTCGCGATGGCGAAGCTGCAACGGCTTACCGCGCAGGCCCTCGAGCAGGAAGAAGAACAGGTGCCCGCCGTCGAGCAGCGGCACCGGCAGCAGGTTGATAATTCCCAGCTCCAGGCTCAGCATCACGGTGAACCCGGCAAGGTCGGCGAGCCCGCGATGGGCCTCCTTGCCGGCCATCTTGGCGATCATGATCGGCCCGCCCAGCGCCTGGCGCGCCGGCGTGGTGCCGTTGATCACCATCGCGATTCCCATCACCAGCTGGTAGCTCAGGTTGGCGGTCGCTGTCAGACTCGCGCCGACCGCGCGCAGCGGCCCGTAGTGCAGCGTGCCCTCGTCGCCGCGCGGCCCGACGCCGATGAGCCACACCGGCATCGTCGTGCCATAGATGGTTTTCTCGTTCTGGCGCACCGGCGTGACCTCGATCGCCAGCCGCCTCGGCGCGCCGCCCGCAGTGGGACGCGCGATATCGATCTTCAGCCGCGCCCCGGCGCTCGATTTGATCGCGTCGGAAAGGTCCGCCCAGCTCTCGACCTTGCGCCCGTCCACCGCCAGCACCTCGTCGCCCGAGC comes from the Candidatus Binataceae bacterium genome and includes:
- the tsaB gene encoding tRNA (adenosine(37)-N6)-threonylcarbamoyltransferase complex dimerization subunit type 1 TsaB, encoding MLGIETGGAQAELAVVAGGRVLAECSRPVASHGAELPEAVAALLEQAALTTGDLKGIAVGIGPGSFTGLRVGLSYAKGVAMASGCALVGVSSLDTLALAAMAEAECPPGRMICTVLDARKGEVYAALYRVCGDGLEKLSDDLVLALGNLAPRLDVDVVLVGDCKAAEACSLVTGAQGQAMSLQMARLRLRGRAVAALGAVRVAAGEVDNTFALQALYVRSAEAIFGSGQSNFGSDGKWSGRKKNSSFSMRPMTKN